One genomic window of Medicago truncatula cultivar Jemalong A17 chromosome 1, MtrunA17r5.0-ANR, whole genome shotgun sequence includes the following:
- the LOC25484846 gene encoding probable tRNA N6-adenosine threonylcarbamoyltransferase, which translates to MIAIGFEGSANKIGVGVVTLDGTILSNPRHTYITPPGQGFLPRETAQHHLQHILPLVKSALETAQITPQDIDCICYTKGPGMGAPLQVSAIVVRVLSLLWKKPIVGVNHCVAHIEMGRVVTGADDPVVLYVSGGNTQVIAYSEGRYRIFGETIDIAVGNCLDRFARVLTLSNDPSPGYNIEQLAKKGEKFIDLPYVVKGMDVSFSGILSYIEATANEQLKNNECTPADLCYSLQETLFAMLVEITERAMAHCDTKDVLIVGGVGCNERLQEMMRTMCSERGGRLFATDDRYCIDNGAMIAYTGLLEFAHGASTALEDSTFTQRFRTDEVKAIWREANLAKSNSLADKTV; encoded by the exons ATGATAGCAATAGGGTTTGAAGGTTCAGCAAACAAAATAGGTGTTGGTGTAGTAACCCTAGATGGAACAATTCTTTCAAATCCACGTCACACATATATAACACCACCAGGTCAAGGTTTTCTACCTAGAGAAACAGCacaacatcatcttcaacacATTCTTCCACTTGTCAAATCAGCTTTAGAAACAGCACAGATCACTCCACAAGACATTGACTGCATTTGTTACACAAAGGGTCCTGGCATGGGAGCTCCGTTACAAGTTTCTGCTATTGTTGTTCGCGTGCTTTCGTTGCTTTGGAAGAAGCCGATTGTTGGTGTGAATCATTGTGTGGCTCATATTGAAATGGGTAGGGTTGTAACTGGTGCTGATGATCCTGTTGTTTTGTATGTTAGTGGTGGGAATACTCAGGTTATTGCTTATAGTGAGGGAAGATATCGGATTTTTGGGGAGACTATTGATATTGCTGTTGGGAATTGTTTGGATCGGTTTGCTAGGGTTTTGACACTTTCCAATGATCCTAGTCCTGGTTATAACATTGAGCAG CTTGCGAAAAAAGGAGAGAAATTTATAGACCTTCCTTATGTTGTCAAAGGGATGGATGTATCTTTTAGTGGAATATTGAGCTATATTGAAGCAACTGCTAATGAACAGCTAAAGAATAATGAGTGCACACCTGCAGACTTATGCTACTCTCTGCAg GAGACACTGTTTGCCATGCTGGTGGAGATAACTGAGCGAGCCATGGCTCATTGTGACACAAAAGATGTTCTTATTGTTGGGGGTGTAGGTTGCAATGAACGCTTGCAAGAAATGATGAGAACAATGTGCTCAGAACGTGGTGGAAGGTTGTTTGCCACTGATGATAGGTACTGCATTGATAATGGTGCAATGATAGCTTATACCGGTCTCCTTGAATTTGCCCATGGTGCGTCGACTGCACTGGAGGATTCTACATTCACCCAGCGGTTCCGAACAGATGAAGTCAAAGCAATCTGGAGAGAAGCAAATTTGGCAAAATCAAATAGTCTGGCAGACAAAACCGTTTGA